Within the Pseudomonas orientalis genome, the region TGGTTGGCCTGCGCCCTGAACTGGCCTCGCGCAAACCCGGCTCCCTCAGTGGCGGCCAGTGCCAGCGCGTGGGGATCGCCCGGGCGCTGGCGGTGGAGCCGCGCCTGATCATCGCCGACGAATGCGTGGCGGCGCTGGATGTATCGATCCAGGGCCAGATCATCAATCTGCTGTTGGAACTGCAACAGCGCATGAACCTGGCGATCCTGTTTATCGCCCATGACCTGGCCATCGTGCGGCGCCTGTGCGACCGCGTGGCGGTGATGTACCTGGGCAGGATCGTCGAGGAGGGGCCGGTGGAAGCAGTGTTCACTGCGCCGCGCCATCCCTATACGGCGGCATTGATCGAGGCGATTCCGCAGATTGACCCCCATCGTCCGTTGCCTGCGCAGCCATTGCCCGGCGAACCACCCAGCCCGCTGAATTTGCCCACAGGTTGCGCGTTTCACCCGCGTTGCCGCTATGCCCAGGCCATGTGTTCCGTGGTGTTGCCGCCTACCCATTCAGTGCATGAGCATCGGTACAGTTGCGTGCTTGAACACCCTTTGCCCCTTCCTGCCCATCATGAACAAGGAGTTATGACATGCAATCGCGCCATTTGAAATTACTCGCCGCCGCCACGCTGACCGCCTGGTCCCTCACTGTCGGCCTGGCCCAGGCTGCTGGCGTACTGACCATCGGTTGCCGTGAAGACAGCACCACCTTTGACCCGATCAAAAGCGCGCAGAACCGCGATACCTGGGTATTTGCCAACGTCTACGACACCCTGGTGCGAGTGGATAACCTGGGCACCAAGATGGAACCGGGCCTGGCGCAAAGCTGGGAGATTTCCAAGGACGGCCTGACCTACACCTTCACACTGCGCGACGCGAAGTTCTCCGACGGCTCGCCGATCACCGCCAGCGACGCAGCGTTCAGCCTGTTGCGCATCCGCGATAACAAGGCGTCGCTGTGGAGCGACCCGTTCAGCCTGATCGACACCGCCAAGGCCCGCGATGGGAAAACCCTGGTCGTGACCCTGAAAACCCCGGCGGTGGCGTTTCTCTCGCAATTGGCGTCGCCAACGGTGTCGATCCTGTCGGAAAAAGCCATGACGACAATGGGTGAAGACGCCTACTCGGAAAACCCGGTGACCTCCGGCGCCTTCACCGTGGACGAATGGCGCAAGGGCGACCGCGTGATCCTGAAGAAGAACCCGAACTTCTGGCAGGCCGGCAACGTCAGCCTGGACGGGGTGGAGTGGGTGTCGGTCACGGACGACAACACACGCATGCGCATGGTGCAGAACAACGAGCTGGACACGGCGATCTTCGTACCCTTCTCCCGGGTTGAAGAGCTGAAGAAAGACCCGAACGTGGTGATCCATGCCGACCCGTCCACCCGCGAAGACCACCTGCTGATCAACCACGCCCATGGCCTGCTGGCCAAGCCGGAAGTGCGTGAAGCGCTGGACATGGCCATCGACAAACAATCGCTGGTGAAGACCGCCACTTACGGTCAAGGCACCGTGGCGTATTCCTACATTCCGAAAGGCTCGCTTTACCACTACGCCAATAACCTGCAACGCCCGTACGACCCGACCGCCGCCAAAAAGCTGCTGGCCGATGCGGGCGCCAAGGACCTGAAGCTCAACTACGTGGTCAACGCCGGCAACGAGGCCGACGAGCAGATTGCGGTGATCATCAAGGACCAACTGGCCAAAGTCGGCGTCACCGCCAACCTGCAAAAGGTCGACCCGACCCAGAGCTGGCAGATGCTGGTGGACGGTGAGTACGACATTTCCGTGATGTACTGGACCAACGACATCCTCGACCCGGACCAGAAGACCACCTTCGTACTGGGCCACGACACCAACCAGAACTACATGACCCGTTACAAGAACGACAAGGTCAAGGCGCTG harbors:
- a CDS encoding ABC transporter substrate-binding protein, with translation MQSRHLKLLAAATLTAWSLTVGLAQAAGVLTIGCREDSTTFDPIKSAQNRDTWVFANVYDTLVRVDNLGTKMEPGLAQSWEISKDGLTYTFTLRDAKFSDGSPITASDAAFSLLRIRDNKASLWSDPFSLIDTAKARDGKTLVVTLKTPAVAFLSQLASPTVSILSEKAMTTMGEDAYSENPVTSGAFTVDEWRKGDRVILKKNPNFWQAGNVSLDGVEWVSVTDDNTRMRMVQNNELDTAIFVPFSRVEELKKDPNVVIHADPSTREDHLLINHAHGLLAKPEVREALDMAIDKQSLVKTATYGQGTVAYSYIPKGSLYHYANNLQRPYDPTAAKKLLADAGAKDLKLNYVVNAGNEADEQIAVIIKDQLAKVGVTANLQKVDPTQSWQMLVDGEYDISVMYWTNDILDPDQKTTFVLGHDTNQNYMTRYKNDKVKALVAQARVEADPAKREQMYVELQKLAKQDVNWIDLYYSPYINISRKNVSNFLQNPLGRFTLEEVVKN
- a CDS encoding ABC transporter ATP-binding protein, producing the protein MSLLQIKDLEVRFAASGSGLFGLSKQWVRAVNGVSLNLAAGETLGLVGESGSGKSTLGRAILHLNPISAGQVLFDGVDMARGSAIDIARLRRETAMIFQDPYAALNPRHSIGETLAEVLRVQRKVAPQNIRARVDELLELVGLRPELASRKPGSLSGGQCQRVGIARALAVEPRLIIADECVAALDVSIQGQIINLLLELQQRMNLAILFIAHDLAIVRRLCDRVAVMYLGRIVEEGPVEAVFTAPRHPYTAALIEAIPQIDPHRPLPAQPLPGEPPSPLNLPTGCAFHPRCRYAQAMCSVVLPPTHSVHEHRYSCVLEHPLPLPAHHEQGVMTCNRAI